The genomic region actagtccaaggtcacccagcaggaggagcaaggaaacaaatccagttctatATAACAACAACAGTTCCCCAGGTAAGTTTCCTAGATtaaagtctacctgctcttaatcaccataCCATGCTGGATCTGGTTGAACCTAGCCTTCCTTTTCCCATGCTGGCTTTTAGCAAAAAGGGCTTTGGAGTATGCAAGAAAGCATCCTCACCCGAGTCCCCAGCTACAGCTTGAAACAGCACAAACCAGATACACAACCTCTGTGAGATGTGGCCGGGCTTGTGTTAGATACCACCATAGATGCTGAAAGATATGCAGTTACCCAGGCAGCACAGGCAATGATCCCTGAAGAGCTGCGGAAGCAACCTGTAAATAGGATCACCAGACTCCAGGGGCTGGAGACCCTCAAGGATCCCCAGcctgtagagatcagttcccctggaagaaatggcagttttggactctatggtatactaCAGGTGCTTAGTATATCATGGGTTCTAGGCGAAATTTCTGTGGgaactctatggtatatcatacCATTCCTCCCCAAACTCGGCCCATCCCAAGCTCCGTCTCCAAATCTCCTCACATTTGGATTTGGCTACCCTAACTTATAACTCCAGTCTCAACATCGCAGAAAGGCAAGAGCACCTCTGGGGCTGCACAAAGTGCTTCCTCCGCCACCCCACGCAGGGCCGGCTGGAGCCTTCTCCGAAAAAGTCAAAAACGGACCTCAGCCTATCGGAAAAACCCCTCAGACAGGACGGGGCTCTCCGATGTCAGCAGCACTTCAAACGAGAAAACGCCCCACAACAAGCGACGCCATCTTGGCGGTGAGTTCGCTGCGACAGCGCCCCCCCTACGCACGTCCAAAGCGCATGCGCGGAAAAGAACGCACTCTTATTGCTTTTCCGAGTTGCTCCTCGAACCATAGAGGTAAAGGGAATGCCTAGAGAGGGCCATGACCTGAGTTTCCGTCGTAAATAGAAGACGGCCAGCTCGCTGGGACAGAGCCCCCCACTACGTTCAAAGCGCATGCGCGGAAAAGAACGCGCCCTTATTTCCGTTCCGAGCGGCTCCTAGAACCATAGAGGTGAGAGAAATACCTAGAGGGATCCACGACCTCAGTTTCCGTCGTAAATAGAAGACCTCCGGCCATCCCGCTGTCCCGCAGCAGCCTTTTCTGTGGTGACAACCAGCGAGGAAAACTTCCTGTTTCGGATTCCTCTTTTGTTTGACATCGAAGTTGCTGCTGAGGCGCGTGTGAGAGCAGCTTTTTCCCTCTTTGCGCTTTGGAAGGAATGACCTCATTTGCCCACATATCTTTCCTTTGATTTGAGTAGAGCAAGGTAATCACTACTGTAGTGCAGGATAGTTTATCAGTCTGTCACGTGTGTGGAAGTATTGCCCCGAAGTCCCAAGAAGAAATATTCCACCTAGTTTATCTGCATTTCTGTTTATCTGCGTTTTATGGTTAATTGTGGAGCATGTACCACCTCAACAAGATTTTTGTATCCTCTTTTGCCATGTTTCTGAATAGTCAAAGGAGGTAAAAATGCAAGGCCAATAGtgcaaagtaaaaatatattttattactcagttaaaattcCCTATGTGTTTCTCCCAAGGAGAATAAGTGTTTGGAGGTTGGCAAGAccatccagagcagtggttctcaaccttcctaatgccgcaaccctttaatacagttcctcatgttgtggtaacccccaaccataaaattggtatatataaaatatgaaaagaccgttttccgatggtcttaggcgacccctaaaggggtcaggacccacaggttgagaactgctgatccaGAGTCTGAGAAAGTAACAAAGCCTCCAttaccaggtttgttttttctttgtcaCACAAATGCCTAGTTTTCACTGGAGTGGTCAATCTGTGCCTAGACTACACCGTATCATACTGAaggtctgcaaaagaaaaaataataatagactagaagaataaaagtttggatgtataccccacctttctctcaagggggcttacaaactccttcccttcttctctccacaacaaccaccttgtaaggtagatgcgactgaaagagttctgagaaaacagtaactggcccaagatcatccagcaggcttcatgtgcagaaactgggaaacaaatccagttcaccagataagattctgctgcttctgtggaggagtggagaatcaaacccagttctccagattagagtccacctgctcttaacaactacatcaGATTTCGTTTTACAgtggtttttcaaagaagagCATAAGATTAGTAGCATTGGGAATcttaactgagtaataaaatattttttaccttattttgcaccattggccttggccttattttttttaatctccgtTGACTGGTGCAACTCTTTCATCTCTTCTTTCTGAAAAGTTAAAGTCTGGACAGGTTCCCAGGAGAAATTTTCCAAGTAAATGAAGTCGTCCTTCTTGATTATCAGTATTTTGTGAGATTTAGTGTAGCTGTATCACACATTTAAATTAAAGAGATTTGCTTGCATTTCTGTCTGCCGAGCAGGTCctataagaaaaataaaatgttatttgggGGCACGATTGGGGGTAGGAAGAGATTGTGTCCTACTtgtttgaatagaatagaatagaatctttattggccaagtgtgattggacacacaaggaatttgtctccggtgcatatgctctcagtgtacataaaagaaaatacatttgtcaagaatcataaggtacagcacttaatgattgtcatataggtctagtaagcaatcaggaaacaatcaatagtaataaaaacataaaatgtaaaatcataaaataaaatgaaatgtcagcacaggctatagtcatacagtcataattgggaggagatgggtaataggaatgattgaaaaaaaaaaagtagttaaGTAATTATATaatcaatatataataaatagtttgacattatcgagggaattatttgtttaacagagtgatggcattcgtgaaaaaactgttcttatgtctagttgtcttggtgtgcagtgctctgtagcgacgtttagagggtaagagttgaaacagtttatgtccaggatgcgaggggtcagtaaatattttcacagccctttttttgacccgtgcagtatacaggtcctcaatggaaggcaggttagcagcaattgttttttctgcagttctgattattctctgaagtctgtgaaTGAATGCTTTTACCACTCAgtgtgtatgcatatgtatgtacATGCAAAGCCATAAGACTGCTATCTTCCGCCCCTGCCATGTGCTGCTAGATGCCATCATTTCTCTGCCAAACTCTGTCCCTTGAGTTGTCCAGCTCCCAACCTCTGACCTGTCAGAGTCCAAACTTCAGGAAACTTCCCTGTCCAAATGGGAATGAAATCTGCAAAACCCCTTTACTCTTCTTCAAAACTAGTTTTGCTAAAACCTGACTTGGTCTGAATCTGCTTTTCCAGCTGCTGATCGATTCCTGGTATCTAATGATAGGccatttgcaaaaaaaccctcgcTGCATTGTCTTCACTTTTTAATGAGATGACCCTCATCATACGTAATCTGCAGAGAGCCATCCCCCTCAGGAGAGCACTCCTTCGCAAGAGAGTAGACCAGATCCGTTGCATTTTGGGTGTGCGACAGTTTGATCTTGCCGTTATCTGCATCAGTAACGACCACATTCAACGACTCAATAAGACCTACAGATCCAAGAATATCCCCACAGATGTGCTATCGTTCCCTTTTCATGAGGTAAAGGTATTTCTCCTCTCTCATTTTCTGTCTCAGTAGTACGCACAATCGTTGTCTTAATGGCTATATGAATATTGGTTTGTTGATCTTTTATTAGTTTTTATCCCTCACTTTCTGTCAGAGCAacgtgagaataaaatggggacaGCAATAATACAGACAACCCAGTCAGGTAGGTTAGACTGCGAAAGTGAATGAAAATCTGGTCCAAGATCAGTTGGTGAAACCAACACTCTAAGCAACATATTATGTAAGCATTTTCAGATATTAACCTAAGATTACTGTTAAAACTTCAGGTTTTGACAGTAGCACAGAGGGACCTTTCAGTCCTGTATAAAGCTTGTGCAAACGAGATGGAAAGTTAAGACCTCTGCAAAGTATAAACAAAATAATCACACATAAATACAGTATGTACATATGTTCATGTGACGAACACAAAATCAAAAAGTGTATATCAAATATCACAACAAGATGTCcaatcaacatttaaaaaatgtaataatatcAAAAAATACCACTTAAATACACATTTTAAGGGACAGTCTCCTAGGTACTGCTTGATTCCAAAAATGACTTTTTCAGTGTGTTCTAAACCTTTCCATTAATTAGAGACAACATAAGTATTTTATGTATTGCCACATGAATCTTGACTGTGACTCAGAATTAATCAAACCAGTTGCCTTCAGTGAGGAAGATGGTCAGGTACGGCTTGTGAACAGCAGAATGTCACAACGCACGTTGACTTGGCAGGAATCAGGAAATACATATGGGTGCACCCTTTGTTATCAGGTCAAATTATGTTATTGTTTTGATTCCTGTTATCAGAATTGATGCAGCTCGTTATAGTCTGCAACTATCAAATCACAGTGCACTCTAGTAAGACAACCTTAATATTCATTGCACCTGATTTATAGCACAGATCTTCCAATTACgtatttcaagtgctgctacacaaaacctgccacactgtttttcatttgtttttattcaaGTTCAGTTTTATTGCATGAGGCCAAAGGCCGTTATAAAGAATTGACAATATATAGTAAAAAAATACTATAAAACTggattaaaacacaataaaagttCCATTGTTAGAACAGTTTTAAAACTCATTTCATTTGAGAAAGCGTGGCTTCCATAAATATCTGTCAGGTGACTGATAGAAATTAGATCCTTAACTGGCCTGCGTGGACACCAGCATGGCCAGGATTTTCTTTGCAGCTGtagcctgtctcagaaaaagatgatagtagagttgtatattccttcgccacagaacaaaacatgctagaccttctttgttgcagaatgctctgcctgtaTCCTAGTGTCTGCCTagccccatccatttgaaagtaaaaatacattttggtattCAGTATAATTATATAAACTAcacatgctcttgtatcaaagtaccatgttcagtcatgcacaaaataatggttttgacaaaggcagcatataaaaatgAAGGATAATTCTCACATTGTacagaactatattctaatgtggaagtatGCAGTTTTtttcaaccgctgcacctcaattgatcatactaacatctttttctgagacagtatAGAGCAAGAAAGGCAATCTTGTTATGAAACCTCTGGCTCCACATCTGCAAGGAGAAATAAAACTTTCCCCATCACATTGCTTAGGCCTGGATTGTGCCCAAACGTTTTTGCCTTGGGGCCAACATTTTCCGTaagctgcatagccatgcagacaccatattggtaccatgcagttctggaggccacCGGCAGGAGGAGCTCCCACAGGCGGCTCAGTTCTGTGCAGAGGTACGGAATGTCCACCCAGTTCCCTACCACAGTTAGAGAGACTATTGCTTGAGGTTAAATAAAGCGGACCGGCCAGCAAATAAGGACACAGGTGTTCTGGTTCGGAACCTCCACATATAGGTGCTAAGCAACTTGTAACCCCCTTCAAGCATTGTAGCTTGCATTGTTTAAAACTGAATGGACATAAGGGCTGAGGGGAATTTTCAAAAGGAAATCTTGAATAAATAAAGTGCCCTGGATTTTATTGTTTtccgcttaagaacataagaacaagccagctggatcagaccagagtccatctagtccagctctctgctactcacagtggcccaccaggtgcctttgggagctcacatgcaagatgtgaacgcaatggccttctgcggctgttgctcccgatcacctggttttATTGTGTTAATCTCCACTGGGAGTCACCCAGAAGAGCACATCGGGATCAAAAATtttgaataacattttttttccaaactttgCAAATACACAGTATAAACATCAAAATCTTTTAAACTATGAATTTAGGTTTTGTGGTTGGGACTTGTTTCTATCGCAGGATCTGAAACCTGGAGAGCTGCCAAAGATTTCTTGTCGAGATGAACTGAATTTGGGAGACATTTTTCTAGGAGTAGAGTATATCTATCAGCAATGTCAAGAGAACAAGGAAGATTACAACAGTATTCTCACAGTAAGTATGTATTTTTTCATAATCCCCAGGAGACTGCTGCTCCAGGTGTGTCTGCCATCAAAGGTTAGGTAGGCAGCAATCAGAAACTGGGTTCCCTTAATGGTGGCATTCTCCCTGTCGATTGCCCTCTTCCAGGGATGTCTCCTTGGCACGAACACTGTTGGCATTTAGGCTCCGAATAAAACCACCTGAGTAGCCCAATCCTGTAAACTAAGCAAGGCCAGGTCTAGTTAGAACTTGAATGAGAAGCCACCAAGGATGTCTAGGGCTGCTATGCGGAAGCCTCTGAATATATCTtgcctaaaaaaaaacccctacacagTTGTCATAAGTCATCTGCAAATCAACACCACGAAAAGgcactaaacaaacaaaaacaaatttatttGCCTTTATTATTTGGGAAATTTTAATTTATTctctgacataagaacataacaaagagcctgctggatcagaccagagtccatctaatccagcactctgctactcaaagtggcccaccaggtgcctttgggagctcacaggcaggatgtgaaagcaatggtcttctgctgctgctcctgagcacctggtctgctaagacatttgcaacctcagatcaaggaggatcaagattggtagccatagatcggcttctcctccataaatctgtccaagccctttttaaagctatccaggttagtggccatcaccacctcctgtggcagtatattccaaacaccaagttgcgtgaaaaaatgtttccttttattagtcctaattcttccccccgattctccagattagaatccacaaaCTCATATTGCAATTTATCTGACAAGAGAATTCTGATCTATTTACTAGTTGATGTTAGCCTATTTGTTACTGATTCAGTCACTAGATTTCTCTCCTTAGCtatgaataaattttaaaaaatctttttttcaggcttcaaatTTATTATCCGCTTTGAACGCAATTTGCAGAAATATGGAATATAAATGTTTCAGGCaaaataaatatgtaacagtCATTTAACTACAGCTGGTGCATCTTGATGATCATGCCCACGCTGGGCTTTttattttgcaacaacaaactAGTACAGCTGTCCTCTTGTAATCAAAGGTGGCAGTGTGGTCGAAGAAGAGGGAAACAAAATGTCTCATTGACAGTGGCCTTTGTGAAGGCAGTTTCAGTGGAATGCTAAACACTGAAGCCAGGCTGCACTGCAGAGCATCAAGAGAGAAGACGAGAGAAGTCAGAGGGAGTTGAAGGCAGAAGGGAAATACAGCAGTTGATGGAGGAGTATGAGGAAAGCAGTGGTAATGTGTGAATGCAGCAGAGAAAGAGCCAGAGAAGAAGTGGATTGTGTGGCAGAAAGAATGAGGGAGAGAGGtaacagaaggtgggaggggccGGGAACAAAGGGGGCATATGGGAGGGGCTGGGCAAGATCAACAGGAACTACTCTAAGGATTGGAGGAAGTGGAGGAAGATGGAGAGCTGAATTAAGAAAACAGGGTCAGAGAGGTCAGAGCAAGCAGCTTCCTTAttgaagaaggggggaaagttttGATTAGAGAGTGAAGAAAGAGGGGATAAAGCAATCAATGGGGTGGACTCTGTTTCCATCAACACTTAGTACACTCCATTCTGTACCCAATGTACTGGCATACCAGCCTAGTGATTCTAACAGACTGTGTCTGATCTTCAGTAATCATTACTTAAGCCAAAATTAAATTTCCAAAAGCTTCAAGAAAAATATATAACAGACTACACTGTGGTGTCTCCCTTGAGCAGAGAACGATAATACTTGGTGTGCAGTCTTACGCGAGCTTACTAGAATGGTTggcagctctaggttgggaaaaaCGGAGTTTGGGGGGCAGGGTTGGTAGAACCTAGAGAGGGATGGGAAGGGGTTGGGGAAGGGTGCCCTCAGCAGCATATAATGCCATGCAATTCTGTGAAGGAGGGGGTTATATCTAAGGGCAGCAGAGTAGCAAAACACAAAGGAACGTTGTAGGAACTCAGGCGcacacagaagcggtcctacttttattGTTCACAAAGTTATTTGCTCCGACAAAGTGCTCCACCAGACAATGCGGAGACATAAGTCACACTGAAGCAAGTACAGTGCAGGTTTTTAAATACATATTGCTGTCCAATCATGGAGCAGATTCAATtaagcccagaatgaggctgtgccATATGACAACTGTCAAATAGATTGTAGTCTGACAGTGCTCTGACACATTCAccctcaaaagctgccattttttttcctggggaactGCTCTTGGTCAGCAAGCAATCAACAGTAATAGCACGAAATCTCCAGGTGTTATCTAGAGGTGGCAACCTTAACCGGAATGTAAGTCCCACTAAATTCAATAGGATTTCCATATACACACAGCTAGGATTGAGTAGCCTGTACCAGCATCATCTCTGCAGCCGTTTTCAGTGCAGCTCCTGAGAAGTAAAGTCGCTTAGGATTGTGTGCGATACACTAATCTGTTTGAAACGATACATCCTGAAATACTTTCCCCCTTACCTAGGTGACGGTCGCCCACGGCTTGTGCCACTTACTCGGATATAAACACAGCACATTTGCAGAGTGGCAACAGGCAAGTCCCTTCCCTGGTTTGTGAAgaattttttaattgttaaaaatatgatgtaaataaatactgTTTGTCGTTCAGTTTTCTGCTCTTTAGACGATCTTGTCAACAACTTTGCATTCAAACATTATCACATCTCTTTGCAGGAAATACTTGTGTTCATTGCCTCTTTGCTCTCTCTTTTCAGATGTATGAAAGAGAAGCACAAATCCTCCAGGAGATAAACAGGCTGTCCGGCACAAATTTGCAACCTCTGACCAAAAATCACTTCTAGACATGTTCTAataatatttgttatttataaaTTAAAAACTTAATGAGTTTAAAGGAATCCACTTCTTATTCTGTTTAGATATGAATACATTTTCAGGCcggaatctatatctataaacgcgaaataacactgactgactcatcaacagaactcaaaaaccaccgaagccacacacatgaaatttggcatacctgttccttacgtactccaggtgctcactaagaaaggatttcccaaaatattcactttcattctatttattacctatgtactgttttaactgctcatctctggccatctgcgcaaacattctaagggcaaaccaaccgctcagtccacagacatgctgcacaaacattctaagggtgacagttcaacaccaccagcttcatgtccttcaccaactgcactctaccaccgccctccacaacgcacgtgaacctatttgaaaacaaacccatcaatcCACAGACAgcctgtgaggaaatatgctgcatgtcaccccaaacaggctgcaaaaaagtatgctgaatgtcaccccgaagttaacagacaggctgtgaaaaagttctcctccacccaccctcacattaacaacaccgctacagccaaatactatcaaaatagattacaaaccacactatcaccttggactactaaacatttgtcgggttttgcatatggacatcagattgcttactgtggagactcttggcctccgatcaccctgtgcttggtgttatgctctgaagtggcgggatgagtccccaggaatgtgctgcagtggtggtacaatccagctccctgcccttcaaccctaccctgaacctcttcacagccttctcactcatcagcatccaatggcagaacacttcctttctgcatcctgaaaatacaacggctgcttccacattacgtcttttggagcccaccaggtgaaagagagcaataacacattggattataaaaagacaactgcaggaagctgctgcaaaatatgtgaaaacaaacccatcagtccacagacaggctgtgaggaaatatgctgcatgtcaccccaaagttcacaaacagactgtaaagaagtatgctgaatgtcaaccc from Sphaerodactylus townsendi isolate TG3544 linkage group LG01, MPM_Stown_v2.3, whole genome shotgun sequence harbors:
- the YBEY gene encoding endoribonuclease YbeY isoform X1; translated protein: MTLIIRNLQRAIPLRRALLRKRVDQIRCILGVRQFDLAVICISNDHIQRLNKTYRSKNIPTDVLSFPFHEDLKPGELPKISCRDELNLGDIFLGVEYIYQQCQENKEDYNSILTVTVAHGLCHLLGYKHSTFAEWQQMYEREAQILQEINRLSGTNLQPLTKNHF
- the YBEY gene encoding endoribonuclease YbeY isoform X2, with amino-acid sequence MTLIIRNLQRAIPLRRALLRKRVDQIRCILGVRQFDLAVICISNDHIQRLNKTYRSKNIPTDVLSFPFHEDLKPGELPKISCRDELNLGDIFLGVEYIYQQCQENKEDYNSILTMYEREAQILQEINRLSGTNLQPLTKNHF